From the genome of Pseudomonas bubulae:
TGCGGTTGTGGCACATCCGGGTGCAGGGCAGCCAGCAGGCGTTGGCGAGTCTGCTCGTCCAGGGCCAAACGGTTGGCGCCCTCGGCGAGGTGTTCTTGCACGTCCTGATAGCTCTGTGTGAGTTTCTTCACCAGGTTGGCGGTGGTGTTGAAGTGGGTAACCACTTCACTTTGGTAACTGTCAAAACGTTCCTGGATGTCGTCCAGCTGACGCTGCGTGCGGTTAGGCACGGCATTGGGCAGCAGACGAGCAACCAGAAAACCAATGGCGACACCGGCAACCAGGGCGAGAGTCGGCAACAACCAAATCAAGAGCGAGTGTTCCACGAGTCCTTCCTCTATAAACGGCTTTGCTTTACGTTAACGGCTCGGACCTGCGCTGTATACCGCGATGCACTCGCAAATATGTCAGACAGAATCTATCAGCTAGACGAGTCGACCCAATCTGAGGTCACGGAGTTCCCTCTTGCTTACCCGCGAAACCCCCGTAGTAATTGCTGGCCCGGTCGGCCAACTGGAAGCCTTGTACCTTGATTGTGCTGAGCCAAAGGGCCTTGCGCTGCTGTGTCACCCCAATCCGGTACAGGGCGGCACCATGATGAATAAAGTGGTTTCGACCTTGCAACGCACTGCCCGCGATGCTGGCCTGATTACCTTGCGATTTAATTACCGCGGCACCGGCGCCAGTGAAGGCAGCCACGATATGGGCACCGGCGAAGTCGACGATGCCTTTGCAGCAGCCCGGTGGTTGCGCGCCAGACACCCTGACTTGCCGATCACCCTGTTCGGTTTTTCGTTTGGTGGTTTTGTTGCCGCCAGCCTGGGTGGTCGCCTTGAAGCCCAGGGCGAAAAGCTTGAGCGCGTGTTTATGATCGCCCCTGCG
Proteins encoded in this window:
- a CDS encoding YhcB family protein, encoding MEHSLLIWLLPTLALVAGVAIGFLVARLLPNAVPNRTQRQLDDIQERFDSYQSEVVTHFNTTANLVKKLTQSYQDVQEHLAEGANRLALDEQTRQRLLAALHPDVPQPHRERITPPHSTEPPLDYAPKSPNGPGMLDEHYGLKK
- a CDS encoding alpha/beta hydrolase, producing the protein MLTRETPVVIAGPVGQLEALYLDCAEPKGLALLCHPNPVQGGTMMNKVVSTLQRTARDAGLITLRFNYRGTGASEGSHDMGTGEVDDAFAAARWLRARHPDLPITLFGFSFGGFVAASLGGRLEAQGEKLERVFMIAPAVMRLRDEDALPHNCPLTVIQPETDEVIDPQLVYNWSNDLSRPHELLKVAECGHFFHGKLPELKELVAPRLSN